The genomic interval AACTGTGAGTGACCATGTACGTGTATTTTTGTGTCCAATGAATTCTTGCCTAACCAGATGTCTGCCCTGAACCCCAGGAGATTGTTTGCCTGTCTATTAGAGTGAATAGCAGGGGAATTATAGAATGGATATCCTTATCCTTATATCCTTTTCTCCTTAATGAAGACGACCAGAAGTTATTTACAAACAAGACAGGGTTACAGCAAATCAAATTAATTAGCTACCCTGTGACCACAGCTCATCTGACAAACCTCATGAAGGGCAGAAGGCAGTGAGGCTGAGGAAGTAATAGCGGAAAAGACAATGTAGAGGAGCAAGAACAGGAAATCTGTGAATCAGTTACACAtttatcttgttttctttcctttgacAGCAGCAAAAGGACGTGGTGGAGAGCTCCGACCTCATTCCATGTTCATCCCGGGACAGTACTCCACTTTGGGTCGAGTTGGGAGTGTTAACTCAGCACTCCGGCGATCAGTGACTAAAGACACAAGCTGCCAGACAGAAGAAATAAAGATTGTACCTCCATCCATGAGAAGAATTCGGGCACAGAGAGGACAGGGAATCGCTGCTCAGATGGCTGGGATTTCAACTTCCTCCTCAACAGGAAGTATATCCATCTGCAGCAGTGACAGCTCTGGCATCTTGATGCCGCCGCGTCTGTTTAACGGAGACCCTTCCCGTTTCCACAGTCTGCCTCGACAGGGCGCCAGGGTGTCACTCAGTTCCGATCCCATCTACAGCAGCACCCCAATCAAGTCAGAGGAGCAGACAACGCCTCAACGGCAGATTGGAAAGCTTCAAGTCGATGACACAGTGGTGCACATGAGAAACGCTCCAAGGACCGGCACCCTCACTCGGCCAAAGTCTCAGGAATTGAGGGGAACACAGTCCAGCGAGTGGGGTGGGGGTCCAGCTTGTGTGGTTTCCCCACACGCTGCCTATTCCACCTCATACATCCCCAATGCCACCTTGTCCAGCTCCACTGAAGTCATTACCCTCAACACCTCCGGTCAGTCCTCCCACTCCCCAGCCTCAAGTTATCCCACAGCCCGACCACTAAGTCTGCTTTCCACTTCCAACAAAGACTCTCTGACCTCCAGTCCATCAGCCTTCAGCCACAGTTCCACTTGTCCAGCTTTGGCCACATCCACCCCCACTCAAACACCACAGGGGGGCCGTCTATTCATCACAGAACCTGCTAGCGAGTCAGGACACTCGGACGGCAGTGTCCACAGCCACAGCACCCTGGCCCCCACACCTCCTTCCTGTCTGCCGGAGGAGCAATGGATCTATGACACACCTGAAAATGTGGTGGTCCCACAGCGCACTCTGACCTCCAGCTGCTCCACTCCCATGAACCAGATGTACAGCAGCCTGGACCTCTCCTCCCGGACCACTACTGACTCCAGCTCTGTCTATTCCCAGGACAATGATGGATACTTCACCTCCATGCACCTGGACTCTGGTCTGCGCTCACGCAGCCACAGCAGTGGACACAGGGGCACAGCTGGACGAGCCACCAGACACAGCATGTACGAGTGCCGTGAGATGGCAAATCAAGATGATTCTGGAAGTGTGTACAGTGATCACTCGCTATCTCGCAGCATCTCCCTTCGCAAGTCCAAGAAACCTCCACTGCCCCCAGCCCGTACAGACTCTCTTAGACGTAAGCCCGGTGCGAAAAAGCCCCTCGGAGGGGTTAGTGCCGTCAGTGGTGCTAACGAACCAAACAGCGCCATGCTTAACGAGACATTAATTGCCAGTTTGCAGCAGAGTCTACAGATAGGGCTGAGGGGAGGTAACGGAAAAGGCGCCTCGCCGTCGTCACCCTCTCACAGCCCAAGCAGCGACTACGATGACCCTTGGATTCTACGGCCGCGCAGTCAGAGTAGCATCAGTGCAGGTAGCTCCGCAGCGTCACTGGTAGCTAATCCGAACTGTGGCATCGCGTCTAACGTGTACTCACTATGCCACGTGACACCTGCTCACAGTGACACCAGCAGCCTGCGTTCTGACTATGCGGATTCCTGGGGTTATTACATGGAAGATCCTCGTAACCACGGAGACCAAAGAGCGCAGACCCCTCCGGCCACAGACAACATGGCACCTGGGGCTCACACAGGAGAACTACAGAATGGAGGTGAGATTCATAATAACAGCCAAGCTTCTCGAGCTTCAGGCCAGGAGACAGTGGTCGCAGTAAAGCCCAAGATGTCGACCTCTTCTCCAGACAGGGTGCACAGACTGACCTCTCCATCCAGTGGCTACTCCAGCCAGTCTAACACCCCTACAGCTGGGACCCCAGTGCCCTCCTTTGTCAGGTCCATGTCTCCCTCCAGCCGACCCAAGCCCAAAGTGCCCGAGAGGAAATcgtctctgctctcctctgtatccatgtcctcctcttccacctccctctcctccaacACCTCAGACTCATTGAAGAGCTACggtcctcctccaccaccacctcctcccctTCCCTTCTCCTCCTCGGCTCCCAACACCCCTCTCAGCCCACCCCCACCCTTCCCTCCCCCTCTTCCACCAGGTTTAAGCGTGGGTCCCCCTACTCCTCCACCAGCTCCCCCGTTACCACCCACTCCACAGGGAATGTCTCAAGGTCCTCTCCCTGTTTGCTCCACCTCCCCGGAATTcccccctcctccatctcctgaAACACTAATCCACCCCAGTTTGTCCTTCAATGGGAGCTTcagtcctcctccacctcctcctcctcctatgcCTTCTTGTggaccccctccacctcctccattgCCCAATTTTGTTGTACCTTCCTTCTCCCCATCTCTAAAGAAAGTGAAAGATGCCCCCAAACCAGCTGTCTCCATCAGTCCCACAAAGACACCTGCGCCCCTAATTACCCCCTTTGCACTACAGAGTGTTCAGCTCCGCTCAATAAAGCGCCCCGAGAAGGAGATTAATGGCAAATCAGATGACACCACAGCTCGGGAAACAGGAGTAGACCTCCTTCAGTCCCAGACCCAGGAGAAGTCTCACTCCCAGGACCATCTTTTTGTGTTACCCACGTTAAACAGCTCACCAGAAGATGACTCATACAATCTCCCACCGTCACCTGTGTCACAGCTTTTACAGGAATTGTCATTAGAGTGCAGTATCACGAATAGGACACAAGAGAGTGCTGTGTTCAATGGGAAAGATGAAAATCTGAGTTTCTTTCTCTCAAATGGAAAAGAACAAGATGAAGGGCAACAATCACTGCCAAGTCCCTCACAGAGCTCACCTGTCAAACAGAAGCCCCCAGCGGTCCTCAAGAAACCTAAAGTCTCTTTCCTCCCACCTCTGAACTCACAACTCATCAATGAACAGGTTCCAGCTCAGCATGAGGATACAAGCAGCAGCCTGTCCCAAACCCAGGACCAGGTAGATGTtctgcaaagacaaacaaaggaagaggaggaagagaatgGAATTGAGCATCAGGAGGAGATTTTAGAGTTCTCAGAACTGATAGCAGAGAGCAGTGAATCATTCACGGAGATCCAAGAAGAGTTTCACAACTGTACTTCCGCTCGCCTGGAGACAACCCGTGAAAATGGACTGTGTATGAACGGAGAGACCCAcgaagaggaggacgacgaaGATGGCGCGAGCAGCACGACAGGATCCATCAGCTCCAAGGAAGACGATGCCGGTgagtcaaatgtgttttttcactACATAGTAAAAATAGCACTGTAACGCCGGTTATAAATATTGTTACTTGTTAAACCATCATCAGCCTACCTCGTTAGCAGCGATGCTGCTGCTCTGTAGGCAGCTCCGCAGGCAGCTGTGAAATTGATTCTGCCTCTAAAAGTGAGGGAGCCAAACTTGAAACAGTAAAGTGTTTAAAGAtttgaaaactgtgaaaatggCACATGAGAGACAGCTTATCAGTGGGACAGCAGAGCTGCAGCCTCGGATTTATCCTCACTCATTCTCTACTAATCTTTTTATACTTTGTATGCAGACATCTCTTGAGGCTTTTCCCCGCATTGTATTTCCTGcactctctacacacacacacacacacacacacacacacacctcagcatCCAGTGTCAAATCAACTCCCCTCCACTATATATCctcatttttaaatatcaaatatagcctctctatttttttctcccttttttacTTTCTTATCCTGTGTCATCctctgctcgctctctctcattctgtctttgagttgggggggggggcaagagTCCCAGGGCAGATGCTTGTCGTTGTTGTAGTGAGACGGGGGAGGGGCTCCATCATATCAGAGGAGAGGGGAACAGATCGGGTAAAGGGATGAAGGGGAGGATGGGGGAGAGTGTAAAGAGAGACTGCATGCAGCAGCTCTGGCAGTCGAAGCGCAGACGTGAGTACGGAggttgtgaggaggaggaggaggagaaaagaggcTGAAGTagaagagaagaaaggagaGGGTATCTAGAGACGGAGCGAGAATGTAAGCAGACAGTCCTGCACCTCCCTGGTAGCACGTCTGAATTTATAGCCTACCATGTTAGTGTGATGGGACGCGGACTCATGAGCGCGTACAGCCTGAAGTAAGCGCGTTAACTTGTGCGTTTCTCCACATCAGGTGAGGTGTTTGAATCCAGCACGGCTGAATCATCTCCGACCCCGTCGACCAACGGGGCTCCTAAGGAGAACATGGTGACCCCGACTTCCACGCGACCCAGAACCACGGAGGACCTCTTTGCTGTCATTCACAGGTAACGCGATGAACCACTCTCTTTTATGCCTCTcgtcacttctttctttttttttttttactccc from Solea solea chromosome 17, fSolSol10.1, whole genome shotgun sequence carries:
- the nhsl1b gene encoding NHS-like protein 1 isoform X10, with the translated sequence MFCLKAVSNLDEESKWTVHYTAPWHQQENVFLPGSRPPCVEDLHRQAKVNLKTALRDCDKLRKDGFRSSQYYSQGPTFSDPDQSTSSLQDEEEDENDKKSTASSGEDDKSQLSLRLQTPQGGSEGSEVDGQVIWNKAPPLPTPEEKMRQAAQAVPTDIVAINVTGAVFDRQASVRRSLINTDTVSRRPKKVKRRKTISGLPDNFNLELAAKGRGGELRPHSMFIPGQYSTLGRVGSVNSALRRSVTKDTSCQTEEIKIVPPSMRRIRAQRGQGIAAQMAGISTSSSTGSISICSSDSSGILMPPRLFNGDPSRFHSLPRQGARVSLSSDPIYSSTPIKSEEQTTPQRQIGKLQVDDTVVHMRNAPRTGTLTRPKSQELRGTQSSEWGGGPACVVSPHAAYSTSYIPNATLSSSTEVITLNTSGQSSHSPASSYPTARPLSLLSTSNKDSLTSSPSAFSHSSTCPALATSTPTQTPQGGRLFITEPASESGHSDGSVHSHSTLAPTPPSCLPEEQWIYDTPENVVVPQRTLTSSCSTPMNQMYSSLDLSSRTTTDSSSVYSQDNDGYFTSMHLDSGLRSRSHSSGHRGTAGRATRHSMYECREMANQDDSGSVYSDHSLSRSISLRKSKKPPLPPARTDSLRRKPGAKKPLGGVSAVSGANEPNSAMLNETLIASLQQSLQIGLRGGNGKGASPSSPSHSPSSDYDDPWILRPRSQSSISAGSSAASLVANPNCGIASNVYSLCHVTPAHSDTSSLRSDYADSWGYYMEDPRNHGDQRAQTPPATDNMAPGAHTGELQNGGEIHNNSQASRASGQETVVAVKPKMSTSSPDRVHRLTSPSSGYSSQSNTPTAGTPVPSFVRSMSPSSRPKPKVPERKSSLLSSVSMSSSSTSLSSNTSDSLKSYGPPPPPPPPLPFSSSAPNTPLSPPPPFPPPLPPGLSVGPPTPPPAPPLPPTPQGMSQGPLPVCSTSPEFPPPPSPETLIHPSLSFNGSFSPPPPPPPPMPSCGPPPPPPLPNFVVPSFSPSLKKVKDAPKPAVSISPTKTPAPLITPFALQSVQLRSIKRPEKEINGKSDDTTARETGVDLLQSQTQEKSHSQDHLFVLPTLNSSPEDDSYNLPPSPVSQLLQELSLECSITNRTQESAVFNGKDENLSFFLSNGKEQDEGQQSLPSPSQSSPVKQKPPAVLKKPKVSFLPPLNSQLINEQVPAQHEDTSSSLSQTQDQVDVLQRQTKEEEEENGIEHQEEILEFSELIAESSESFTEIQEEFHNCTSARLETTRENGLCMNGETHEEEDDEDGASSTTGSISSKEDDAGEVFESSTAESSPTPSTNGAPKENMVTPTSTRPRTTEDLFAVIHRSKRKVLGRKESEEDKSRAGSQQQSPPATPTNTSPGPVSPLSRQAGSIQRNLRKSSTSSDNFKALLLKKGSRSETSFRMSAAEMLRSTDPRFQRTRSESALDPPASSPSSPTAPHSPCASPGRSKRATDEWSRYEVLSSPTSPSFSMSGFRYGRSRLPPSAASSKYNARSRILSSPMTVICEREGELAESEYGDTTETLPVYRGSNGTLSEDSRS
- the nhsl1b gene encoding NHS-like protein 1 isoform X8; the encoded protein is MVFIRTSLKSVIKYFKRKAVSNLDEESKWTVHYTAPWHQQENVFLPGSRPPCVEDLHRQAKVNLKTALRDCDKLRKDGFRSSQYYSQGPTFSDPDQSTSSLQDEEEDENDKKSTASSGEDDKSQLSLRLQTPQGGSEGSEVDGQVIWNKAPPLPTPEEKMRQAAQAVPTDIVAINVTGAVFDRQASVRRSLINTDTVSRRPKKVKRRKTISGLPDNFNLELAAKGRGGELRPHSMFIPGQYSTLGRVGSVNSALRRSVTKDTSCQTEEIKIVPPSMRRIRAQRGQGIAAQMAGISTSSSTGSISICSSDSSGILMPPRLFNGDPSRFHSLPRQGARVSLSSDPIYSSTPIKSEEQTTPQRQIGKLQVDDTVVHMRNAPRTGTLTRPKSQELRGTQSSEWGGGPACVVSPHAAYSTSYIPNATLSSSTEVITLNTSGQSSHSPASSYPTARPLSLLSTSNKDSLTSSPSAFSHSSTCPALATSTPTQTPQGGRLFITEPASESGHSDGSVHSHSTLAPTPPSCLPEEQWIYDTPENVVVPQRTLTSSCSTPMNQMYSSLDLSSRTTTDSSSVYSQDNDGYFTSMHLDSGLRSRSHSSGHRGTAGRATRHSMYECREMANQDDSGSVYSDHSLSRSISLRKSKKPPLPPARTDSLRRKPGAKKPLGGVSAVSGANEPNSAMLNETLIASLQQSLQIGLRGGNGKGASPSSPSHSPSSDYDDPWILRPRSQSSISAGSSAASLVANPNCGIASNVYSLCHVTPAHSDTSSLRSDYADSWGYYMEDPRNHGDQRAQTPPATDNMAPGAHTGELQNGGEIHNNSQASRASGQETVVAVKPKMSTSSPDRVHRLTSPSSGYSSQSNTPTAGTPVPSFVRSMSPSSRPKPKVPERKSSLLSSVSMSSSSTSLSSNTSDSLKSYGPPPPPPPPLPFSSSAPNTPLSPPPPFPPPLPPGLSVGPPTPPPAPPLPPTPQGMSQGPLPVCSTSPEFPPPPSPETLIHPSLSFNGSFSPPPPPPPPMPSCGPPPPPPLPNFVVPSFSPSLKKVKDAPKPAVSISPTKTPAPLITPFALQSVQLRSIKRPEKEINGKSDDTTARETGVDLLQSQTQEKSHSQDHLFVLPTLNSSPEDDSYNLPPSPVSQLLQELSLECSITNRTQESAVFNGKDENLSFFLSNGKEQDEGQQSLPSPSQSSPVKQKPPAVLKKPKVSFLPPLNSQLINEQVPAQHEDTSSSLSQTQDQVDVLQRQTKEEEEENGIEHQEEILEFSELIAESSESFTEIQEEFHNCTSARLETTRENGLCMNGETHEEEDDEDGASSTTGSISSKEDDAGEVFESSTAESSPTPSTNGAPKENMVTPTSTRPRTTEDLFAVIHRSKRKVLGRKESEEDKSRAGSQQQSPPATPTNTSPGPVSPLSRQAGSIQRNLRKSSTSSDNFKALLLKKGSRSETSFRMSAAEMLRSTDPRFQRTRSESALDPPASSPSSPTAPHSPCASPGRSKRATDEWSRYEVLSSPTSPSFSMSGFRYGRSRLPPSAASSKYNARSRILSSPMTVICEREGELAESEYGDTTETLPVYRGSNGTLSEDSRS
- the nhsl1b gene encoding NHS-like protein 1 isoform X1, with product MPFPQRSVEPRRVSRLSARDGCWIHGEEPGRRKLRKPVLFSSLDEVSCHTLTNIIYQLSDLSRHASEIFLGIEMEAGMVFRRSCRIQGRLQFLQDEVCNFDPKKVKIPVSNLDEESKWTVHYTAPWHQQENVFLPGSRPPCVEDLHRQAKVNLKTALRDCDKLRKDGFRSSQYYSQGPTFSDPDQSTSSLQDEEEDENDKKSTASSGEDDKSQLSLRLQTPQGGSEGSEVDGQVIWNKAPPLPTPEEKMRQAAQAVPTDIVAINVTGAVFDRQASVRRSLINTDTVSRRPKKVKRRKTISGLPDNFNLELAAKGRGGELRPHSMFIPGQYSTLGRVGSVNSALRRSVTKDTSCQTEEIKIVPPSMRRIRAQRGQGIAAQMAGISTSSSTGSISICSSDSSGILMPPRLFNGDPSRFHSLPRQGARVSLSSDPIYSSTPIKSEEQTTPQRQIGKLQVDDTVVHMRNAPRTGTLTRPKSQELRGTQSSEWGGGPACVVSPHAAYSTSYIPNATLSSSTEVITLNTSGQSSHSPASSYPTARPLSLLSTSNKDSLTSSPSAFSHSSTCPALATSTPTQTPQGGRLFITEPASESGHSDGSVHSHSTLAPTPPSCLPEEQWIYDTPENVVVPQRTLTSSCSTPMNQMYSSLDLSSRTTTDSSSVYSQDNDGYFTSMHLDSGLRSRSHSSGHRGTAGRATRHSMYECREMANQDDSGSVYSDHSLSRSISLRKSKKPPLPPARTDSLRRKPGAKKPLGGVSAVSGANEPNSAMLNETLIASLQQSLQIGLRGGNGKGASPSSPSHSPSSDYDDPWILRPRSQSSISAGSSAASLVANPNCGIASNVYSLCHVTPAHSDTSSLRSDYADSWGYYMEDPRNHGDQRAQTPPATDNMAPGAHTGELQNGGEIHNNSQASRASGQETVVAVKPKMSTSSPDRVHRLTSPSSGYSSQSNTPTAGTPVPSFVRSMSPSSRPKPKVPERKSSLLSSVSMSSSSTSLSSNTSDSLKSYGPPPPPPPPLPFSSSAPNTPLSPPPPFPPPLPPGLSVGPPTPPPAPPLPPTPQGMSQGPLPVCSTSPEFPPPPSPETLIHPSLSFNGSFSPPPPPPPPMPSCGPPPPPPLPNFVVPSFSPSLKKVKDAPKPAVSISPTKTPAPLITPFALQSVQLRSIKRPEKEINGKSDDTTARETGVDLLQSQTQEKSHSQDHLFVLPTLNSSPEDDSYNLPPSPVSQLLQELSLECSITNRTQESAVFNGKDENLSFFLSNGKEQDEGQQSLPSPSQSSPVKQKPPAVLKKPKVSFLPPLNSQLINEQVPAQHEDTSSSLSQTQDQVDVLQRQTKEEEEENGIEHQEEILEFSELIAESSESFTEIQEEFHNCTSARLETTRENGLCMNGETHEEEDDEDGASSTTGSISSKEDDAGEVFESSTAESSPTPSTNGAPKENMVTPTSTRPRTTEDLFAVIHRSKRKVLGRKESEEDKSRAGSQQQSPPATPTNTSPGPVSPLSRQAGSIQRNLRKSSTSSDNFKALLLKKGSRSETSFRMSAAEMLRSTDPRFQRTRSESALDPPASSPSSPTAPHSPCASPGRSKRATDEWSRYEVLSSPTSPSFSMSGFRYGRSRLPPSAASSKYNARSRILSSPMTVICEREGELAESEYGDTTETLPVYRGSNGTLSEDSRS
- the nhsl1b gene encoding NHS-like protein 1 isoform X4, with protein sequence MPFPQRSVEPRRVSRLSARDGCWIHGEEPGRRKLRKPVLFSSLDEVSCHTLTNIIYQLSDLSRHASEIFLGIEMEAGMVFRRSCRIQGRLQFLQDEVCNFDPKKVKIPVSNLDEESKWTVHYTAPWHQQENVFLPGSRPPCVEDLHRQAKVNLKTALRDCDKLRKDGFRSSQYYSQGPTFSDPDQSTSSLQDEEEDENDKKSTASSGEDDKSQLSLRLQTPQGGSEGSEVDGQVIWNKAPPLPTPEEKMRQAAQAVPTDIVAINVTAAKGRGGELRPHSMFIPGQYSTLGRVGSVNSALRRSVTKDTSCQTEEIKIVPPSMRRIRAQRGQGIAAQMAGISTSSSTGSISICSSDSSGILMPPRLFNGDPSRFHSLPRQGARVSLSSDPIYSSTPIKSEEQTTPQRQIGKLQVDDTVVHMRNAPRTGTLTRPKSQELRGTQSSEWGGGPACVVSPHAAYSTSYIPNATLSSSTEVITLNTSGQSSHSPASSYPTARPLSLLSTSNKDSLTSSPSAFSHSSTCPALATSTPTQTPQGGRLFITEPASESGHSDGSVHSHSTLAPTPPSCLPEEQWIYDTPENVVVPQRTLTSSCSTPMNQMYSSLDLSSRTTTDSSSVYSQDNDGYFTSMHLDSGLRSRSHSSGHRGTAGRATRHSMYECREMANQDDSGSVYSDHSLSRSISLRKSKKPPLPPARTDSLRRKPGAKKPLGGVSAVSGANEPNSAMLNETLIASLQQSLQIGLRGGNGKGASPSSPSHSPSSDYDDPWILRPRSQSSISAGSSAASLVANPNCGIASNVYSLCHVTPAHSDTSSLRSDYADSWGYYMEDPRNHGDQRAQTPPATDNMAPGAHTGELQNGGEIHNNSQASRASGQETVVAVKPKMSTSSPDRVHRLTSPSSGYSSQSNTPTAGTPVPSFVRSMSPSSRPKPKVPERKSSLLSSVSMSSSSTSLSSNTSDSLKSYGPPPPPPPPLPFSSSAPNTPLSPPPPFPPPLPPGLSVGPPTPPPAPPLPPTPQGMSQGPLPVCSTSPEFPPPPSPETLIHPSLSFNGSFSPPPPPPPPMPSCGPPPPPPLPNFVVPSFSPSLKKVKDAPKPAVSISPTKTPAPLITPFALQSVQLRSIKRPEKEINGKSDDTTARETGVDLLQSQTQEKSHSQDHLFVLPTLNSSPEDDSYNLPPSPVSQLLQELSLECSITNRTQESAVFNGKDENLSFFLSNGKEQDEGQQSLPSPSQSSPVKQKPPAVLKKPKVSFLPPLNSQLINEQVPAQHEDTSSSLSQTQDQVDVLQRQTKEEEEENGIEHQEEILEFSELIAESSESFTEIQEEFHNCTSARLETTRENGLCMNGETHEEEDDEDGASSTTGSISSKEDDAGEVFESSTAESSPTPSTNGAPKENMVTPTSTRPRTTEDLFAVIHRSKRKVLGRKESEEDKSRAGSQQQSPPATPTNTSPGPVSPLSRQAGSIQRNLRKSSTSSDNFKALLLKKGSRSETSFRMSAAEMLRSTDPRFQRTRSESALDPPASSPSSPTAPHSPCASPGRSKRATDEWSRYEVLSSPTSPSFSMSGFRYGRSRLPPSAASSKYNARSRILSSPMTVICEREGELAESEYGDTTETLPVYRGSNGTLSEDSRS
- the nhsl1b gene encoding NHS-like protein 1 isoform X3, translated to MRGDRRSASFRKEKPVGLSRALSWLSVSTLSRQSRRIFHSQSELHAVHNSHSYSRSHTHLHTADGNEGDDDDDDWVYQPQHKIAVSNLDEESKWTVHYTAPWHQQENVFLPGSRPPCVEDLHRQAKVNLKTALRDCDKLRKDGFRSSQYYSQGPTFSDPDQSTSSLQDEEEDENDKKSTASSGEDDKSQLSLRLQTPQGGSEGSEVDGQVIWNKAPPLPTPEEKMRQAAQAVPTDIVAINVTGAVFDRQASVRRSLINTDTVSRRPKKVKRRKTISGLPDNFNLELAAKGRGGELRPHSMFIPGQYSTLGRVGSVNSALRRSVTKDTSCQTEEIKIVPPSMRRIRAQRGQGIAAQMAGISTSSSTGSISICSSDSSGILMPPRLFNGDPSRFHSLPRQGARVSLSSDPIYSSTPIKSEEQTTPQRQIGKLQVDDTVVHMRNAPRTGTLTRPKSQELRGTQSSEWGGGPACVVSPHAAYSTSYIPNATLSSSTEVITLNTSGQSSHSPASSYPTARPLSLLSTSNKDSLTSSPSAFSHSSTCPALATSTPTQTPQGGRLFITEPASESGHSDGSVHSHSTLAPTPPSCLPEEQWIYDTPENVVVPQRTLTSSCSTPMNQMYSSLDLSSRTTTDSSSVYSQDNDGYFTSMHLDSGLRSRSHSSGHRGTAGRATRHSMYECREMANQDDSGSVYSDHSLSRSISLRKSKKPPLPPARTDSLRRKPGAKKPLGGVSAVSGANEPNSAMLNETLIASLQQSLQIGLRGGNGKGASPSSPSHSPSSDYDDPWILRPRSQSSISAGSSAASLVANPNCGIASNVYSLCHVTPAHSDTSSLRSDYADSWGYYMEDPRNHGDQRAQTPPATDNMAPGAHTGELQNGGEIHNNSQASRASGQETVVAVKPKMSTSSPDRVHRLTSPSSGYSSQSNTPTAGTPVPSFVRSMSPSSRPKPKVPERKSSLLSSVSMSSSSTSLSSNTSDSLKSYGPPPPPPPPLPFSSSAPNTPLSPPPPFPPPLPPGLSVGPPTPPPAPPLPPTPQGMSQGPLPVCSTSPEFPPPPSPETLIHPSLSFNGSFSPPPPPPPPMPSCGPPPPPPLPNFVVPSFSPSLKKVKDAPKPAVSISPTKTPAPLITPFALQSVQLRSIKRPEKEINGKSDDTTARETGVDLLQSQTQEKSHSQDHLFVLPTLNSSPEDDSYNLPPSPVSQLLQELSLECSITNRTQESAVFNGKDENLSFFLSNGKEQDEGQQSLPSPSQSSPVKQKPPAVLKKPKVSFLPPLNSQLINEQVPAQHEDTSSSLSQTQDQVDVLQRQTKEEEEENGIEHQEEILEFSELIAESSESFTEIQEEFHNCTSARLETTRENGLCMNGETHEEEDDEDGASSTTGSISSKEDDAGEVFESSTAESSPTPSTNGAPKENMVTPTSTRPRTTEDLFAVIHRSKRKVLGRKESEEDKSRAGSQQQSPPATPTNTSPGPVSPLSRQAGSIQRNLRKSSTSSDNFKALLLKKGSRSETSFRMSAAEMLRSTDPRFQRTRSESALDPPASSPSSPTAPHSPCASPGRSKRATDEWSRYEVLSSPTSPSFSMSGFRYGRSRLPPSAASSKYNARSRILSSPMTVICEREGELAESEYGDTTETLPVYRGSNGTLSEDSRS
- the nhsl1b gene encoding NHS-like protein 1 isoform X7, with product MEVVLHPRSPTLDWIRSLAVSNLDEESKWTVHYTAPWHQQENVFLPGSRPPCVEDLHRQAKVNLKTALRDCDKLRKDGFRSSQYYSQGPTFSDPDQSTSSLQDEEEDENDKKSTASSGEDDKSQLSLRLQTPQGGSEGSEVDGQVIWNKAPPLPTPEEKMRQAAQAVPTDIVAINVTGAVFDRQASVRRSLINTDTVSRRPKKVKRRKTISGLPDNFNLELAAKGRGGELRPHSMFIPGQYSTLGRVGSVNSALRRSVTKDTSCQTEEIKIVPPSMRRIRAQRGQGIAAQMAGISTSSSTGSISICSSDSSGILMPPRLFNGDPSRFHSLPRQGARVSLSSDPIYSSTPIKSEEQTTPQRQIGKLQVDDTVVHMRNAPRTGTLTRPKSQELRGTQSSEWGGGPACVVSPHAAYSTSYIPNATLSSSTEVITLNTSGQSSHSPASSYPTARPLSLLSTSNKDSLTSSPSAFSHSSTCPALATSTPTQTPQGGRLFITEPASESGHSDGSVHSHSTLAPTPPSCLPEEQWIYDTPENVVVPQRTLTSSCSTPMNQMYSSLDLSSRTTTDSSSVYSQDNDGYFTSMHLDSGLRSRSHSSGHRGTAGRATRHSMYECREMANQDDSGSVYSDHSLSRSISLRKSKKPPLPPARTDSLRRKPGAKKPLGGVSAVSGANEPNSAMLNETLIASLQQSLQIGLRGGNGKGASPSSPSHSPSSDYDDPWILRPRSQSSISAGSSAASLVANPNCGIASNVYSLCHVTPAHSDTSSLRSDYADSWGYYMEDPRNHGDQRAQTPPATDNMAPGAHTGELQNGGEIHNNSQASRASGQETVVAVKPKMSTSSPDRVHRLTSPSSGYSSQSNTPTAGTPVPSFVRSMSPSSRPKPKVPERKSSLLSSVSMSSSSTSLSSNTSDSLKSYGPPPPPPPPLPFSSSAPNTPLSPPPPFPPPLPPGLSVGPPTPPPAPPLPPTPQGMSQGPLPVCSTSPEFPPPPSPETLIHPSLSFNGSFSPPPPPPPPMPSCGPPPPPPLPNFVVPSFSPSLKKVKDAPKPAVSISPTKTPAPLITPFALQSVQLRSIKRPEKEINGKSDDTTARETGVDLLQSQTQEKSHSQDHLFVLPTLNSSPEDDSYNLPPSPVSQLLQELSLECSITNRTQESAVFNGKDENLSFFLSNGKEQDEGQQSLPSPSQSSPVKQKPPAVLKKPKVSFLPPLNSQLINEQVPAQHEDTSSSLSQTQDQVDVLQRQTKEEEEENGIEHQEEILEFSELIAESSESFTEIQEEFHNCTSARLETTRENGLCMNGETHEEEDDEDGASSTTGSISSKEDDAGEVFESSTAESSPTPSTNGAPKENMVTPTSTRPRTTEDLFAVIHRSKRKVLGRKESEEDKSRAGSQQQSPPATPTNTSPGPVSPLSRQAGSIQRNLRKSSTSSDNFKALLLKKGSRSETSFRMSAAEMLRSTDPRFQRTRSESALDPPASSPSSPTAPHSPCASPGRSKRATDEWSRYEVLSSPTSPSFSMSGFRYGRSRLPPSAASSKYNARSRILSSPMTVICEREGELAESEYGDTTETLPVYRGSNGTLSEDSRS